A stretch of DNA from Brachyspira sp. SAP_772:
TATAGCTTCCGCCCAAAGTTCCAACTATAGCAGTTTTTCCTTTAGCATCTAAAGCAGAAGCAAAGTCTACTCTTAAGAAAGGATTAACTGTTACATTTTCTATTACTGTATTTAAGAAATGAAGTCTTAATTGGAAGCTAAGATTTTTTGCAGAGTAATTAACTGTACCCTCTTTATATGAATTTTGACCATAATTAAACTCAAATCTAATATAGTTGAAAGCATCTATTCCAGTATAGTATCTTATCTGAGCAGGTATGCTTAAACCAAAATAATCAGTTTTTCCATTATTAAGGTCAGCTTTAGAGCTTATACTTACAGGAACTGCCACTCTTAAATTATTATTTACAGCATTGAATACAAATACAKGTGTATGAGCATCAACATTGCCGCCTGCWGCATTATTATAAGTGTAGTTATAACCAACACCTACTCCAAAACCATCTCCAGTATATCCTATACCGCCGGATACAGTAGCTTCTAAATTTTTATTTCCTTTGGTTGTAAAAATCTGACCTGTCAAACCTGTATTAGCTTTGAATCCAAATGTACCTTTAACRGTTCCATTTCCCAAGGTAAATCCTACCTGATTCATTCTAGCTCTTAACTGATTTCCATGAATWAGGAAAAATAGCCAGGTATT
This window harbors:
- a CDS encoding cell surface protein gives rise to the protein MKKFLLTVTAVFXLAASSVFGMYGADNTWLFFLIHGNQLRARMNQVGFTLGNGTVKGTFGFKANTGLTGQIFTTKGNKNLEATVSGGIGYTGDGFGVGVGYNYTYNNAAGGNVDAHTXVFVFNAVNNNLRVAVPVSISSKADLNNGKTDYFGLSIPAQIRYYTGIDAFNYIRFEFNYGQNSYKEGTVNYSAKNLSFQLRLHFLNTVIENVTVNPFLRVDFASALDAKGKTAIVGTLGGSYTSDIKAWTVAGAAEATAGQEAYDRNPYDLRILPSISLTVNTDIVNFIFEPGIGY